The following coding sequences lie in one Chloroflexota bacterium genomic window:
- the gatA gene encoding Asp-tRNA(Asn)/Glu-tRNA(Gln) amidotransferase subunit GatA, translating to MEPFDLTIHEARALLDSRQLSAAELTEAVLGRIEAVEPQVGAFVTLTEDIAREAAAAADRSIAGGATTPLTGIPMQIKDVMSTRGIRTTCSSRILENFVPLYNATVVERLYERGPVLMGKGNMDEFAMGSSTENSAFHVTHNPWDLDCVPGGSSGGSAAAVAAGEAFFSLGSDTGGSIRQPAALCGITGLKPTYGLVSRFGLVAFASSLDQIGPLTRDVEDCATVLNAIAGHDPRDSTSIPGGRPDYTAALTGDIKGMRLGIPREYFGDGIDAPIDAAVKQAIGVLRDAGAVVEECSLPLTSYALAVYYIIAPSECSTNLARYDGVKYGYSVDDASTAWETQERTRSRGFGPEVKRRIMLGTYALSAGYYDAYYLKALKVRTLIRREFEEAFSRFDALITPTTPTVAFRIGEKTNDPVAMYKSDVLTIPVNIAGIPCISVPCGFSEGLPIGMQVMGPALGEETILRIAHAYQQATDWHTRRPEGLGG from the coding sequence GTGGAACCCTTCGACCTCACTATCCACGAGGCCCGCGCCCTGCTGGACTCCCGCCAACTCTCCGCCGCCGAGCTCACGGAGGCCGTGCTGGGACGCATCGAGGCCGTTGAGCCGCAGGTGGGCGCCTTCGTCACCCTGACGGAGGACATCGCGCGCGAGGCCGCCGCCGCCGCCGACCGCAGCATTGCAGGCGGCGCAACGACGCCCCTCACCGGCATCCCCATGCAGATCAAGGACGTCATGTCCACCCGGGGGATCCGCACCACCTGCTCCTCGCGCATCCTGGAGAACTTCGTCCCGCTCTACAACGCCACGGTCGTCGAGCGCCTCTACGAGCGCGGCCCCGTGCTCATGGGCAAGGGCAACATGGATGAGTTCGCCATGGGCTCGTCGACGGAGAACTCCGCTTTCCACGTCACGCACAACCCGTGGGACCTCGACTGCGTGCCCGGCGGCTCCAGCGGGGGCAGCGCCGCGGCCGTAGCGGCCGGCGAGGCCTTCTTCTCCCTCGGCAGCGACACCGGCGGCAGCATTCGCCAGCCGGCCGCCCTCTGCGGCATCACCGGCCTCAAGCCCACGTACGGTCTTGTGAGCCGGTTCGGTCTCGTGGCCTTCGCCAGCTCGCTCGACCAGATTGGCCCGCTGACCAGGGACGTGGAGGACTGCGCGACGGTGTTGAACGCCATCGCCGGCCACGACCCGCGCGACTCGACGTCCATCCCCGGCGGCCGTCCCGACTACACGGCCGCGCTCACCGGCGACATCAAGGGCATGCGCCTTGGCATCCCCCGCGAGTATTTCGGCGACGGCATCGATGCCCCCATCGACGCTGCCGTGAAGCAGGCGATCGGCGTGCTGCGGGACGCCGGCGCCGTCGTGGAGGAGTGCTCGCTGCCGCTAACGTCGTACGCCCTCGCCGTCTACTACATCATCGCTCCGTCCGAGTGCTCCACCAACCTCGCGCGCTACGACGGCGTGAAGTACGGCTACTCCGTCGACGACGCCTCGACGGCATGGGAGACGCAGGAGCGGACCCGGTCGCGCGGGTTTGGCCCGGAGGTGAAGCGGCGCATCATGCTCGGCACCTACGCCCTCTCCGCCGGCTACTACGACGCCTACTACCTGAAGGCGCTCAAGGTGCGCACGCTGATCCGCCGGGAGTTCGAGGAAGCGTTCTCGCGTTTCGACGCGCTGATCACGCCGACGACCCCGACGGTGGCCTTCCGCATCGGCGAGAAAACCAACGATCCCGTCGCCATGTACAAGAGCGACGTGCTGACAATCCCGGTGAACATCGCGGGCATCCCGTGCATCTCGGTGCCGTGCGGCTTCTCGGAGGGCCTGCCCATCGGCATGCAGGTCATGGGCCCAGCCCTCGGCGAGGAAACAATCCTGCGCATCGCCCACGCCTACCAGCAGGCCACTGACTGGCACACGCGCCGCCCGGAGGGGCTTGGGGGTTAG
- a CDS encoding NYN domain-containing protein, which translates to MPNRVAIFIDAAYFLNVLKEQFAGAKVDYLALSRKLAADSEILRTYYYDCPVYQSNPPTEDERRRYSAQRKFFDALERLPRYAVRLGRLARRGPDSTGTYRFEQKRVDILLGVDLVLLAAKQTIQEAIIVAGDSDFIPAISAAKGEGVLIRLYHGNTFHSDLWQEADERVPISQEFIDSVLMS; encoded by the coding sequence TTGCCAAATCGAGTTGCCATTTTCATCGATGCCGCTTACTTCCTAAACGTACTGAAGGAGCAATTTGCGGGAGCCAAAGTGGATTATCTGGCCTTGTCCCGAAAACTCGCGGCAGATTCAGAAATTCTAAGAACCTACTACTATGACTGCCCAGTGTACCAAAGCAATCCGCCGACTGAGGACGAGAGGCGGCGATACTCTGCGCAGCGCAAATTCTTTGACGCTTTGGAGCGGTTACCGCGCTATGCAGTTAGGTTGGGTAGGCTTGCACGTAGAGGTCCGGATTCGACGGGAACATACAGATTCGAACAAAAAAGAGTGGACATCTTGCTAGGAGTGGACTTAGTTCTATTGGCAGCCAAACAAACTATCCAAGAAGCGATCATCGTTGCAGGTGACAGCGACTTTATTCCCGCAATTTCTGCAGCCAAAGGTGAAGGCGTTTTGATACGGCTGTATCACGGGAACACGTTTCATTCTGATCTCTGGCAGGAAGCTGACGAGCGAGTGCCGATTTCCCAAGAATTCATCGACTCGGTTCTCATGTCGTAA